One window of the Gordonia westfalica genome contains the following:
- a CDS encoding MCE family protein has product MIEHSRRQHLLYAFVAFAVVVGVVVAALMSYNGRFQATGSIYLNAPRTGLLLVPGSDVKLYGVVIGRVASVDVYGDHARIELAVEEDQLGDLPTNVRAEMEPTTLFGRKYVALTMPEQPAASTLSAGATIDTSQTPVEVYDTFELLVGILDRVDPARVNATLTAVQTGTVDRGEKLGELVDSVNTYLATFNKSLPTLQRDLELGADNLDTFAGLSPDLMATVRHLTTTSKTIVENQSQLTAFLLSFTEFGNTGNRFMTNAGTPLVKAADALAPPAQVLGDYGPIYPCFLDGLNTSRKYLERAFGGARPGLDIVGTLLIGDPPYRPGIDAPEHTAGTAGPSCYGYPRAPGEKGPGHVDFDDGSHAYRDVKSIEDVIGNPFASMIYGMTK; this is encoded by the coding sequence ATGATCGAACACTCACGCAGACAACACCTGCTGTACGCGTTCGTCGCCTTCGCCGTGGTGGTGGGCGTCGTCGTGGCTGCGCTGATGTCGTACAACGGCAGGTTCCAGGCCACCGGGTCCATCTACCTGAACGCCCCGCGCACGGGGCTGCTGCTGGTGCCTGGATCGGACGTCAAGCTGTACGGCGTAGTGATCGGTCGTGTCGCATCTGTCGACGTGTACGGCGATCACGCTCGCATCGAGCTGGCGGTGGAGGAAGACCAGCTCGGCGATCTGCCGACGAACGTCCGGGCGGAGATGGAGCCGACCACGCTCTTCGGCCGCAAGTACGTCGCGCTGACGATGCCGGAGCAGCCGGCGGCATCGACGTTGAGCGCCGGTGCCACCATCGACACCTCGCAAACGCCGGTCGAGGTCTACGACACTTTCGAGTTGCTTGTCGGAATTCTCGACCGTGTGGACCCGGCGCGGGTGAATGCAACCCTGACCGCTGTGCAGACCGGCACCGTCGATCGGGGCGAGAAGCTCGGCGAGCTGGTCGACTCGGTGAACACCTACCTCGCGACCTTCAACAAGTCACTGCCAACTCTGCAACGGGATCTCGAGCTCGGTGCGGACAATCTCGACACATTCGCCGGACTGTCACCGGACCTGATGGCCACCGTCCGTCACCTCACCACCACCTCGAAGACGATTGTGGAGAACCAGTCGCAGCTGACTGCGTTCCTGTTGAGCTTCACCGAGTTCGGGAACACCGGCAACCGGTTCATGACTAACGCGGGCACGCCACTGGTGAAGGCCGCCGACGCCCTGGCGCCGCCGGCGCAGGTGCTCGGAGACTACGGACCGATCTACCCGTGCTTCCTGGACGGACTGAACACGAGCCGCAAATATCTCGAGCGGGCGTTCGGCGGAGCGAGACCGGGCCTCGACATCGTCGGCACCCTGCTCATCGGCGACCCGCCATACCGACCGGGCATCGACGCGCCCGAACACACGGCAGGAACGGCGGGACCGAGCTGCTACGGCTACCCGCGCGCACCCGGCGAAAAGGGGCCGGGGCACGTCGACTTCGACGACGGCAGTCACGCGTACCGCGATGTGAAGTCGATCGAAGACGTCATCGGAAACCCGTTCGCCTCGATGATCTACGGAATGACGAAATGA